A window of Syntrophorhabdaceae bacterium contains these coding sequences:
- a CDS encoding XRE family transcriptional regulator: protein EGYMDQQTLANRLKTARERVGLSVVEAAKRLGYTSYQTLSNIEKGERKVKASELNLFARVYFCSLDSLLNEAFQEKTMVLLWRKAPEGDARKELESAITYRCEQYRSLERLLGYESAGEQQFFDIRINDISTPGKIDSLAGNTWRLLELGSRPALTLKNILEQTYGVKFIYQPLASISSAASTVHPDFGPVIVINSDEAPWRRNYDLAHELFHLITWKIIPAEELNGDYLAEIERKAERFASALLLPEAEVRKAIDKVMENQETLTYADVVDIARDFGVSTVALLYRLSAIGCIEWETVRKLAGDESLARLDKKKRIDDWGDRPVSDRFHSLAVKCLRKGLLSRGKFAEIVGIDRSEIDLFIEGEGLMETEGTSIEIMAPRC from the coding sequence GAGGGTTACATGGATCAGCAGACATTGGCTAACCGCCTGAAAACAGCCCGGGAAAGGGTTGGCCTTTCGGTCGTCGAGGCAGCCAAGAGGCTCGGATATACAAGTTATCAGACGCTGAGCAATATCGAGAAAGGCGAGAGGAAAGTCAAAGCTTCGGAACTCAACCTGTTTGCCAGGGTATATTTTTGCTCCCTGGATAGTCTTCTCAATGAGGCTTTTCAGGAGAAGACAATGGTCTTGCTCTGGAGAAAAGCCCCTGAGGGCGATGCCAGGAAAGAGCTTGAATCGGCCATTACGTATCGCTGTGAGCAGTATCGTTCCCTTGAGCGATTGCTGGGATACGAAAGCGCCGGTGAGCAGCAATTCTTCGACATCAGGATCAACGACATCAGCACTCCCGGAAAGATCGATTCTCTTGCCGGCAATACCTGGAGGCTGCTTGAACTCGGCAGCAGACCGGCCTTGACCCTCAAGAATATACTGGAACAGACATACGGGGTGAAGTTCATCTATCAACCCCTCGCCAGCATCAGTTCAGCTGCTTCTACCGTTCATCCCGATTTCGGCCCCGTGATCGTCATCAATTCCGATGAAGCGCCCTGGCGCCGCAACTACGATCTTGCGCATGAGTTATTCCACCTCATTACCTGGAAGATCATTCCTGCGGAAGAATTGAACGGAGATTATCTTGCAGAGATAGAAAGAAAGGCGGAACGATTTGCCTCTGCGCTCCTTCTCCCCGAGGCGGAAGTAAGAAAGGCAATAGACAAGGTCATGGAAAATCAGGAAACCCTGACCTACGCGGATGTAGTCGATATCGCCAGGGACTTCGGGGTTTCTACGGTGGCCCTTCTGTACCGCCTGTCCGCCATCGGGTGTATCGAATGGGAAACGGTCAGGAAGCTGGCCGGCGATGAATCACTGGCCAGGCTGGATAAGAAGAAAAGGATTGACGATTGGGGCGACAGACCTGTTTCTGACCGGTTCCATAGCCTCGCCGTGAAATGTCTGAGAAAAGGGCTTCTCTCCCGGGGCAAGTTTGCGGAGATCGTCGGCATCGATCGAAGCGAGATAGACCTGTTCATAGAGGGTGAGGGGCTCATGGAAACGGAAGGTACGTCCATTGAAATTATGGCTCCTCGATGCTGA